Proteins encoded in a region of the Thermodesulfobacteriota bacterium genome:
- the rpoC gene encoding DNA-directed RNA polymerase subunit beta', with amino-acid sequence MQSIDKFFEPPKDPLNFNAVKVSIAGPDKVHEWSHGEVKKPETINYRTFKPESDGLFCAKIFGPVKDYECNCGKYKRMKHRGVVCEKCGVEVIRSSVRRERMGHIELATPVAHVWFLRSLPSRIGSLMGMKLKDLERVLYYESYIMVDPGSTGIEQGELITEEQYRELVQQHGADFKAGMGAEAIRDIMAGLNIPVLSEVLREEMLEATSKAKRKKYAKRLKVVNAFKNSGNRPQDMVLQVVPVLPPDLRPLVPLEGGRFATSDLNDLYRRVINRNNRLKRLLDLKAPDIIIKNEKRMLQEAVDALFDNGRRGRTITGPNRRPLKSLSDMLKGKQGRFRQNLLGKRVDYSGRSVIVVGPELKLHQCGLPKIMALELFKPFIFNKLEEKGLATTIKSAKKMVERQEEVVWDILEEVTKEHPVMLNRAPTLHRLGIQAFEPILIEGKAIQLHPLVCTAYNADFDGDQMAVHVPLTVEAQIEARVLMMSTNNILSPANGKAVIVPSQDIVLGGYYLTLARNGRRGEGMVFASPREARIAFDQGVVELHAKVKVRMDGRLVETTPGRLILYEIVPAEIPFDEINKVMKKSALGRLIDLSFRNAGGKTTVILADRLKDLCYRTATMAGVSIAINDMVIPPEKKDIVDKSFREVSGIQKQYEDGVITDGERYNKVVDIWANAADAVAQQMMKGLEFREEVEELNSIYIMADSGARGSSQQMRQLAGMRGLMAKPSGEIIETPITANFREGLTVLQYFISTHGARKGLADTALKTANSGYLTRRLVDVAQDMVITQQDCGTLDGIYVSALVEGGEVVERLRDRILGRTTLVDVRDPYSDEVIVPADTEIDEVLADRVEDAGVEKVLIRSGLTCQAKNGLCAECYGRDLARGRKVNLGEAVGIIAAQSIGEPGTQLTMRTFHIGGTASKRVEQSTLEARNAGTVRYLHLQTVTTADGRVVAMNRNGELAVLDAEGREREKYPVVYGANLKAAEGTAVQGGQLLAEWDPYTNPMLTEASGRVKFGDVIDGVTMREQVDEVTGMSRKVVVESRGADYRPRVSIKSLETGDTLARYILPVGSNIAVEEGQEVSAGDVIAKIPRETTKTKDITGGLPRVDELFEARKPKDFALIAEIDGVVSFGKDTRGKRKIVLTPDVGEPKVYLIPRGKHVSVREGDQVMAGEPLMDGATNPHEVLKVLGEKELMKYLVDEIQEVYRLQGVDINDKHIEVIVRQMLRRVEIKEMGDTDFLLKEQVERQVFEAENQKVMAKGGEPAIGVPMLLGITKASLSTESFISAASFQETTKVLTQASIEGKVDFLRGLKENVIMGRLIPAGTGLNRYQRSQIEVHDDGVVWEPVVKPRESDLTDEELAEELGSLSVATGEDEDLEEREVETAEVEE; translated from the coding sequence TTGCAGAGCATCGACAAGTTCTTCGAACCGCCCAAGGATCCGCTCAACTTCAACGCGGTCAAGGTCTCGATCGCGGGACCCGACAAGGTCCACGAGTGGTCGCACGGCGAGGTGAAGAAGCCCGAGACGATCAACTACCGGACCTTCAAGCCCGAGTCCGACGGCCTGTTTTGCGCCAAGATCTTCGGCCCCGTGAAGGACTATGAGTGCAACTGCGGCAAGTACAAGCGCATGAAGCACCGGGGGGTCGTGTGCGAGAAGTGCGGCGTGGAGGTGATCCGGTCCTCGGTGCGCCGCGAGCGGATGGGCCACATCGAGCTGGCGACGCCGGTGGCCCACGTGTGGTTCCTCCGGAGCCTCCCCTCGCGCATCGGCAGCCTCATGGGGATGAAACTCAAGGACCTGGAGCGGGTGCTCTACTACGAGTCCTACATCATGGTGGACCCGGGAAGCACCGGCATCGAGCAGGGCGAGCTCATCACCGAAGAGCAGTACCGGGAGCTCGTGCAGCAGCACGGGGCCGATTTCAAGGCCGGCATGGGCGCCGAGGCCATCCGCGACATCATGGCCGGACTCAACATCCCCGTGCTCTCCGAGGTGCTGCGCGAAGAGATGCTCGAGGCAACGAGCAAGGCCAAACGCAAGAAGTACGCCAAGCGCCTCAAGGTGGTCAACGCCTTCAAGAACTCCGGCAACCGCCCCCAGGACATGGTCTTGCAGGTCGTCCCGGTGCTGCCGCCGGATCTCCGGCCCCTGGTGCCCCTGGAGGGCGGCCGCTTTGCCACGAGCGACCTCAACGACCTCTACCGCCGCGTCATCAACCGCAACAACCGCCTCAAGAGGCTGCTGGACCTCAAGGCCCCCGACATCATCATCAAGAACGAGAAGCGGATGCTCCAGGAGGCCGTCGACGCCCTCTTCGACAACGGCCGCCGCGGGCGCACCATCACGGGGCCCAACCGCAGGCCGCTCAAGAGCCTCTCGGACATGCTCAAGGGCAAGCAGGGGCGATTTCGCCAGAACCTTCTCGGCAAGCGGGTGGACTACTCGGGCCGCAGCGTGATCGTGGTGGGACCGGAGCTCAAGCTCCACCAGTGCGGGCTCCCGAAGATCATGGCGCTGGAGCTCTTCAAGCCCTTCATCTTCAACAAGCTCGAAGAAAAGGGGCTCGCCACCACCATCAAGAGCGCCAAGAAGATGGTGGAGCGCCAGGAGGAGGTGGTCTGGGACATCCTGGAGGAGGTGACCAAGGAGCATCCGGTCATGCTCAACCGGGCGCCTACCCTGCACCGGCTGGGCATCCAGGCCTTCGAGCCGATCCTCATCGAGGGCAAGGCCATCCAGCTCCACCCCCTGGTCTGTACCGCCTACAACGCCGACTTCGACGGCGACCAGATGGCGGTCCACGTCCCCCTCACCGTGGAGGCCCAGATCGAGGCCCGGGTGCTCATGATGAGCACCAACAACATCCTCTCCCCCGCCAACGGCAAGGCGGTGATCGTGCCCAGCCAGGACATCGTGCTCGGCGGGTACTACCTGACCCTGGCCCGCAACGGGCGCCGGGGCGAGGGGATGGTCTTTGCCAGCCCCCGGGAGGCCCGCATCGCCTTCGACCAGGGGGTGGTGGAGCTGCACGCCAAGGTCAAGGTGCGCATGGACGGCCGCCTGGTGGAGACCACCCCGGGGCGCCTGATCCTCTACGAGATCGTGCCTGCGGAGATTCCCTTCGACGAGATCAACAAGGTCATGAAGAAGAGCGCCCTGGGGCGACTCATCGACCTCTCCTTCCGCAACGCGGGGGGCAAGACCACGGTCATCCTGGCCGACCGGCTCAAGGACCTGTGCTACCGCACTGCCACCATGGCCGGCGTGTCCATCGCCATCAACGACATGGTCATCCCCCCCGAGAAGAAGGACATCGTGGACAAGTCCTTCCGGGAGGTCTCCGGCATCCAGAAACAGTACGAAGACGGCGTCATCACCGACGGCGAGAGGTACAACAAGGTGGTCGACATCTGGGCCAACGCGGCCGACGCCGTGGCCCAGCAGATGATGAAGGGGCTGGAGTTTCGCGAGGAGGTGGAGGAGCTCAACTCCATCTACATCATGGCCGACTCGGGTGCCCGGGGCTCGAGCCAGCAGATGCGCCAGCTCGCGGGCATGCGCGGCCTCATGGCCAAGCCCTCCGGCGAGATCATCGAGACGCCCATCACGGCCAACTTCCGCGAGGGGCTCACGGTGCTCCAGTACTTCATCTCGACCCACGGCGCGCGAAAGGGCCTCGCCGATACCGCCCTCAAGACCGCCAACTCCGGCTACCTGACCCGCCGCCTCGTGGACGTGGCCCAGGACATGGTGATCACGCAGCAGGACTGCGGCACCCTCGACGGCATCTACGTCTCGGCCCTGGTGGAGGGCGGCGAGGTGGTGGAGCGCCTGCGCGACCGCATCCTGGGGCGCACCACCCTGGTGGACGTGCGCGATCCCTACAGCGACGAGGTCATCGTGCCGGCCGATACGGAGATCGACGAGGTTCTGGCCGACCGGGTCGAGGACGCGGGGGTGGAGAAGGTGCTCATCCGCAGCGGGCTCACGTGCCAGGCAAAGAATGGCCTGTGCGCCGAGTGTTACGGCCGAGATCTGGCCCGCGGGCGCAAGGTCAACCTGGGCGAGGCCGTGGGGATCATCGCCGCCCAATCCATCGGCGAGCCCGGCACCCAGCTCACCATGCGCACCTTCCACATCGGCGGCACCGCGTCCAAGCGCGTGGAGCAGTCCACCCTGGAGGCGCGCAACGCAGGCACGGTGCGCTACCTGCACCTCCAGACGGTCACCACCGCCGACGGGCGCGTCGTGGCCATGAACCGCAACGGGGAGCTCGCGGTGCTCGACGCCGAGGGCCGGGAGCGCGAGAAGTATCCGGTGGTGTACGGCGCCAACCTCAAGGCCGCCGAAGGGACCGCCGTGCAGGGGGGCCAGCTCCTGGCGGAGTGGGACCCCTACACCAACCCCATGCTCACCGAGGCCTCCGGCCGGGTGAAGTTCGGCGACGTGATCGACGGCGTCACCATGCGGGAGCAGGTGGACGAGGTCACGGGCATGTCGCGCAAGGTGGTGGTGGAGAGCCGGGGCGCCGACTACCGGCCTCGCGTCTCGATCAAGAGCCTGGAGACCGGAGACACGCTTGCCCGCTACATCCTCCCGGTGGGCTCCAACATCGCCGTGGAAGAGGGCCAGGAAGTCTCGGCCGGCGACGTGATCGCAAAGATCCCGCGGGAGACCACCAAGACCAAGGACATCACCGGCGGTCTTCCCCGGGTGGACGAGCTCTTCGAGGCGCGCAAGCCCAAGGACTTCGCCCTCATCGCCGAGATCGACGGAGTGGTGAGCTTCGGCAAGGACACCCGGGGCAAGCGCAAGATCGTCCTGACCCCCGACGTGGGGGAGCCCAAGGTCTATCTCATCCCGCGGGGCAAGCACGTCTCCGTGCGGGAGGGGGACCAGGTGATGGCGGGCGAGCCCCTCATGGACGGAGCCACCAACCCCCACGAAGTCTTGAAGGTCCTGGGCGAAAAGGAGCTCATGAAGTACCTGGTGGACGAGATCCAGGAGGTCTACCGGCTCCAGGGCGTCGACATCAATGACAAGCACATCGAGGTCATCGTCCGGCAGATGCTTCGCCGGGTGGAGATCAAGGAGATGGGCGACACCGACTTCCTGCTCAAGGAGCAGGTGGAACGCCAGGTCTTCGAGGCCGAGAACCAGAAGGTGATGGCCAAGGGGGGGGAGCCGGCCATCGGCGTCCCCATGCTGCTGGGCATCACCAAGGCCAGCCTCTCCACCGAGAGCTTCATCTCGGCCGCGAGCTTCCAGGAGACGACGAAGGTGCTCACCCAGGCCTCCATCGAGGGGAAGGTGGACTTTCTGCGGGGCCTCAAGGAAAACGTGATCATGGGCCGGCTCATCCCGGCGGGCACAGGCCTGAACCGGTACCAGCGCAGCCAGATCGAGGTCCACGACGACGGGGTGGTGTGGGAACCCGTGGTCAAGCCGCGGGAGTCGGATCTCACCGACGAGGAGCTCGCCGAGGAGCTCGGGTCCCTCAGCGTCGCTACGGGAGAGGACGAGGACCTGGAGGAACGGGAGGTGGAGACCGCCGAGGTGGAGGAATAG
- the glgB gene encoding 1,4-alpha-glucan branching protein GlgB, with protein MDKVLHGHGRFTDHDVYLFKEGRHFRLHEKLGAHPGAVGQTLGTHFGVWAPNARSVCVMGDFNGWSPASHPLASRWDGSGIWEGFVPGVGPGAVYKYRVSGPGGFAADKGDPYAFRWEEPPRTGSVVHGLDYAWGDGEWMARRRESQALDRPVSIYEVHLGSWRRDPGNAQRLLGYRELAEPLADYAAEMGFTHVELLPVTEHPFYGSWGYQVSGYFAPTSRYGSPQDFMYLVDVLHRRGIGVILDWVPSHFPSDEHGLARFDGTELYEHADPRQGFHPEWKSYLFNYGRNEVPEFLVSNALFWLEAYHVDGLRVDAVASMLYLDYGRGPGEWIPNRYGGRENLEAIEFLRTLNREVYERFPDTQVIAEESTAWPMVTRPVHVGGLGFGLKWNMGWMHDTLDYFARDPVHRKYHHNQLTFSIWYAFSENFLLPLSHDEVVHGKGSLLRRMPGDDWQRFANLRVLLGYQMAHPGKKLLFMGGELGQWNEWYHETSLDWHLLENPAHRGVQAWVRDLHRAYRGLPPLFERDFEPEGFQWVDFHDWEKSVVSFLRRGRAHGEGEWVLVACNFTPVPRPGYRVGVPRGGHWREVLNSDAACYGGSGMGNLGGAQAEAVPAHGREHSLLLTLPPLSIIFLAPG; from the coding sequence ATGGACAAGGTCCTGCACGGCCACGGCCGCTTTACCGACCACGACGTCTATCTCTTCAAGGAAGGCAGGCACTTCCGGCTCCATGAGAAGCTGGGGGCGCATCCCGGCGCGGTGGGGCAGACCCTGGGAACCCACTTCGGTGTCTGGGCCCCCAACGCCCGTTCGGTTTGCGTGATGGGGGATTTCAACGGGTGGAGTCCCGCCTCCCATCCCCTGGCGTCGCGATGGGACGGCTCGGGAATCTGGGAGGGGTTCGTGCCCGGGGTCGGACCGGGCGCGGTGTACAAGTACCGGGTGAGCGGTCCGGGAGGCTTTGCGGCGGACAAGGGCGACCCCTACGCCTTTCGCTGGGAGGAGCCTCCCCGCACGGGCTCGGTGGTTCACGGCCTGGACTACGCGTGGGGGGACGGGGAGTGGATGGCCCGGCGCCGGGAGTCTCAGGCCCTTGACCGCCCCGTGTCCATCTACGAGGTGCACCTGGGGTCCTGGCGTCGCGACCCCGGGAACGCGCAACGCCTCCTGGGATATCGGGAGCTGGCTGAGCCCCTGGCGGACTACGCGGCCGAGATGGGATTCACCCACGTGGAGCTCCTGCCCGTGACGGAGCACCCGTTCTACGGCTCCTGGGGCTACCAGGTGTCGGGGTACTTCGCGCCCACGAGCCGGTACGGCTCCCCCCAGGACTTCATGTATCTGGTGGACGTGCTCCACCGCAGGGGCATCGGCGTGATCCTGGACTGGGTGCCCTCCCACTTTCCGTCCGACGAGCACGGCCTGGCCCGCTTCGACGGCACCGAGCTCTACGAGCACGCCGATCCGCGCCAGGGGTTCCACCCGGAGTGGAAGAGCTACCTCTTCAACTACGGGCGCAACGAAGTCCCCGAGTTCCTGGTGAGCAACGCGCTGTTCTGGCTCGAGGCCTACCACGTGGATGGCCTGCGGGTGGACGCCGTGGCCTCCATGCTCTACCTCGACTACGGCCGCGGCCCGGGAGAGTGGATTCCCAACCGCTACGGGGGCCGGGAGAACCTGGAGGCCATCGAGTTCCTGCGCACCTTGAATCGGGAGGTGTACGAGCGCTTTCCGGATACGCAGGTGATCGCCGAGGAGAGCACCGCCTGGCCCATGGTCACGCGGCCGGTCCACGTGGGGGGACTGGGGTTCGGGCTCAAGTGGAACATGGGGTGGATGCACGACACCCTGGATTACTTCGCCCGGGACCCGGTGCACCGCAAGTACCACCACAACCAGCTCACCTTCAGCATCTGGTATGCCTTCTCCGAGAATTTCCTCCTGCCGCTCTCCCACGACGAAGTGGTGCACGGCAAGGGATCGCTGCTGCGCCGCATGCCCGGGGACGACTGGCAGCGCTTCGCCAACCTGCGCGTGCTGCTGGGGTACCAGATGGCGCACCCGGGCAAGAAGCTGCTCTTCATGGGGGGAGAGCTCGGCCAGTGGAACGAGTGGTACCACGAGACGAGCCTCGACTGGCACCTCCTCGAGAACCCGGCGCACCGGGGGGTGCAGGCGTGGGTACGAGACCTCCACCGGGCCTATCGGGGCCTCCCCCCCCTCTTCGAGCGGGATTTCGAGCCGGAGGGGTTCCAGTGGGTCGACTTCCACGACTGGGAGAAGAGCGTGGTGAGCTTCCTGCGCAGGGGGCGAGCCCACGGGGAAGGGGAGTGGGTCCTGGTGGCCTGCAACTTCACACCGGTGCCCCGTCCCGGCTACCGGGTCGGCGTGCCCCGGGGAGGGCACTGGCGGGAAGTCCTCAACAGCGATGCCGCCTGCTACGGGGGCTCCGGGATGGGGAACCTGGGGGGAGCCCAAGCCGAGGCGGTGCCCGCCCACGGCCGGGAGCACTCGCTGCTGCTCACCCTGCCGCCGCTCAGCATCATCTTCCTCGCCCCGGGGTAG
- the rpoB gene encoding DNA-directed RNA polymerase subunit beta: MANPVADTRRLRRKFNKIETVVEIPNLIEVQKASYDRFLQADVPHEKRENFGLQKVFHSVFPIRDFGETASLEFVRYELGEPKYGVDECVQRGMTYARPIKITVRLVVWDVDEEAGTRSIRDVKEQEVYFGEIPVMTANGTFIVNGTERVIVNQLHRSPGVFYSHDEGKKHSSGKFLYSARVIPYRGSWLDFEFNHKDLVFVRIDRRRKLHATVLLKALGYSHQEILDLFYDKLAVRVVDWEGGKAEKELRADLLKDSRATEDLVHPETGAVLVKKQRKIGGAKVKQLEKSGAGFLPVTFDDLVGQFLGEDLVDPETGEILAESGREVSQDLLERLQDKGLQEFRVLFIDNLKVGPYIRDTLLDDKVDGQEEGIIEIYRRMRPGDPPTLDTATKFFHNLFFNPERYDISEVGRLKLNHKLKITAPLDQQVLTREDILAVIRYLVGLKNGHGTIDDIDHLGNRRVRSVGELLENRYRVGLVRMERAVKERMSLQEIEALMPHDLINSKPVTAVVKEFFGSGQLSQFMDQTNPLAETTHKRRLSALGPGGLTRERAGFEVRDVHPTHYGRICPIETPEGPNIGLIVSLSIYARVNEFGFIETPYRQVANKVVAEQTTYLTALDEEEHTIAQANAPLDEKSRFVNPMVNARRNGDPILVSAEEVDLMDVSPKQLVSVAAALIPFLEHDDANRALMGSNMQRQAVPLLKNEAPLVGTGIEGVVARDSGVTVVARRDGTVESVDSSRIVVRYLEQEGQDVATGVEVYGLTKFQRSNQNTCLNQRPIVNVGDKVRAGEVLADGPATSLGELALGKNVLVAFMSWGGYNFEDSIIISERLLEKDTFTSIHIEEFECVARDTKLGKEEITPDIPNVGDRKLRDLDETGIVRIGAEVIPGDILVGKVTPKGETQLSPEEKLLRAIFGEKAGDVKDTSLRVPPGVEGIVVDAKVFSRKGGEEGEEVLEEREADRLRKEMGDDIAILRSATHNSIRQLLVGQKVAIDVVDLDGAVVLKEGTKITDASLAKVPREAWGEIPLLDAPEREDKIFELLERTDEQVARVRKRYEERIERLREGDDLPPGVIKMVKVYVAIKRRLSVGDKMAGRHGNKGVISKIVPVEDLPYLNDGTPVDVILNPLGVPSRMNVGQVLETHLGWAARGLGQQIEQVLRSKYSPKALRKKLKEYYGDRESQRLLDKASDEVVLELARQAARDGVYMDSPVFDGAEEEEIWPLLKEAGLPEIGQAALCDGKTGEPFHKKVTVGVMYMLKLHHLVDDKIHARSIGPYSLVTQQPLGGKAQFGGQRLGEMEVWALEAYGASHILQEMLTVKSDDVAGRTRIYESIVKGKNVLEPGLPESFNVLIKEMQALALNVELLEEEEPKG, encoded by the coding sequence ATGGCAAACCCTGTGGCCGACACCCGAAGGCTTCGGCGCAAGTTCAACAAGATCGAGACGGTCGTCGAGATCCCGAACCTGATCGAAGTCCAGAAGGCGTCGTACGATCGGTTTCTCCAGGCCGACGTGCCCCACGAGAAGCGGGAGAACTTCGGGCTCCAGAAGGTGTTTCACAGCGTCTTCCCCATTCGCGACTTCGGGGAGACCGCGTCCCTCGAGTTCGTGCGCTACGAGCTCGGAGAGCCCAAGTACGGCGTGGACGAGTGCGTCCAGCGGGGAATGACCTACGCCCGCCCCATCAAGATCACCGTGCGGCTCGTGGTGTGGGACGTGGACGAGGAGGCCGGCACCCGCAGCATTCGCGACGTGAAGGAGCAGGAGGTCTACTTCGGGGAGATCCCGGTGATGACTGCCAACGGCACCTTCATCGTCAACGGCACCGAGCGGGTCATCGTCAACCAGCTGCACCGGTCTCCCGGCGTCTTCTACAGCCACGACGAGGGGAAGAAGCACTCCAGCGGCAAGTTCCTGTACTCGGCCCGCGTAATCCCCTACCGGGGCTCGTGGCTCGACTTCGAGTTCAACCACAAGGACCTGGTGTTCGTCCGGATCGACCGCAGGCGCAAGCTCCACGCCACCGTGCTCCTCAAGGCCCTGGGGTACTCCCACCAGGAGATCCTCGACCTCTTCTACGACAAGCTCGCGGTGCGGGTGGTGGATTGGGAGGGGGGCAAGGCCGAGAAGGAGCTGCGCGCCGATCTGCTCAAGGACAGCCGCGCCACCGAGGACCTGGTGCACCCCGAGACGGGGGCCGTCCTGGTCAAGAAGCAGCGCAAGATCGGCGGGGCGAAGGTCAAGCAGCTCGAGAAGAGCGGCGCCGGGTTCCTCCCGGTGACCTTCGACGATCTGGTGGGGCAGTTCCTGGGAGAGGACCTGGTGGACCCCGAGACCGGGGAGATTCTGGCGGAGAGCGGACGGGAGGTGAGCCAGGACCTCTTGGAGCGGCTGCAAGACAAGGGCCTCCAGGAGTTCCGTGTGCTCTTCATCGACAACCTCAAGGTGGGGCCCTACATCCGCGATACCCTGCTGGACGACAAGGTGGACGGCCAGGAAGAGGGCATCATCGAGATCTACCGGCGCATGCGCCCGGGCGACCCCCCCACCCTCGATACCGCCACCAAGTTCTTCCACAACCTCTTCTTCAATCCGGAGCGCTACGACATCTCCGAGGTGGGGCGGCTCAAGCTCAACCACAAGCTCAAGATCACGGCGCCCCTGGACCAGCAGGTGCTCACCCGGGAGGACATCCTGGCGGTGATCCGCTACCTGGTGGGGCTCAAGAACGGCCATGGGACCATCGACGACATCGACCACCTGGGCAACCGCCGGGTGCGCAGCGTGGGCGAGCTCCTGGAGAACCGCTACCGGGTGGGCCTGGTGCGGATGGAGCGCGCGGTGAAGGAGCGCATGAGCCTCCAGGAGATCGAGGCCCTCATGCCCCACGACCTCATCAACTCCAAGCCCGTTACCGCGGTGGTGAAGGAGTTCTTCGGGTCCGGGCAGCTCTCCCAGTTCATGGACCAGACCAATCCCCTGGCGGAGACCACCCACAAGCGGCGCCTCTCGGCCCTGGGGCCCGGGGGCCTGACCCGGGAGCGGGCGGGCTTCGAGGTGCGCGACGTGCACCCCACCCACTACGGCCGCATCTGCCCCATCGAGACGCCGGAGGGCCCCAACATCGGCCTCATCGTGAGCTTGTCGATCTACGCCCGGGTCAACGAGTTCGGCTTCATCGAGACGCCCTACCGCCAGGTGGCGAACAAGGTGGTTGCGGAGCAGACGACCTACCTCACGGCCCTGGACGAGGAGGAGCACACCATCGCCCAGGCCAACGCTCCCCTGGACGAGAAGTCGCGGTTCGTCAACCCCATGGTGAATGCCCGCCGCAACGGCGACCCCATCCTGGTCTCGGCCGAGGAGGTCGACCTGATGGACGTCTCGCCCAAACAGCTGGTGAGCGTGGCCGCGGCCCTCATCCCGTTCCTGGAGCACGACGACGCGAACCGTGCCCTCATGGGCTCCAACATGCAGCGGCAGGCCGTGCCCCTGCTCAAGAACGAGGCGCCCCTGGTGGGCACGGGGATCGAGGGGGTCGTGGCACGGGACTCGGGGGTCACGGTGGTGGCCCGCCGGGACGGGACCGTGGAGAGCGTGGACTCCTCGCGGATCGTGGTGCGCTACCTGGAGCAGGAGGGCCAGGACGTGGCCACGGGGGTGGAGGTGTACGGGCTCACCAAGTTCCAGCGCTCCAACCAGAATACCTGCCTGAACCAGCGGCCCATCGTCAACGTGGGCGACAAGGTCCGGGCGGGCGAGGTGCTGGCGGACGGCCCCGCCACCTCCCTGGGAGAGCTGGCCCTGGGCAAGAACGTGCTCGTGGCCTTCATGAGCTGGGGCGGCTACAACTTCGAGGACTCGATCATCATCTCGGAGCGCCTCCTCGAGAAGGACACCTTCACCTCGATCCACATCGAAGAGTTCGAGTGTGTGGCCCGCGACACCAAGCTCGGCAAGGAAGAGATCACCCCCGACATCCCCAACGTGGGCGACCGCAAGCTCCGGGACCTGGACGAGACGGGGATCGTTCGCATCGGCGCCGAGGTGATCCCCGGGGACATCCTGGTGGGAAAGGTCACCCCCAAGGGGGAGACCCAGCTCTCCCCCGAAGAAAAGCTCCTGCGGGCGATCTTCGGTGAGAAGGCCGGCGACGTGAAGGACACGAGCCTGCGGGTGCCCCCCGGGGTCGAGGGCATCGTGGTGGACGCCAAGGTCTTCAGCCGCAAGGGCGGCGAGGAGGGCGAGGAGGTCCTGGAGGAGCGGGAGGCCGACCGGCTGCGCAAGGAGATGGGCGACGACATCGCCATCCTGCGCAGCGCGACCCACAACTCCATTCGCCAGCTCCTGGTGGGCCAGAAGGTGGCCATCGACGTGGTGGACCTGGACGGTGCGGTGGTCCTCAAGGAGGGGACGAAGATCACCGACGCCTCGTTGGCGAAGGTACCCCGGGAGGCCTGGGGGGAGATCCCGCTCCTCGACGCCCCCGAGCGCGAAGACAAGATCTTCGAGCTCCTGGAGCGCACCGACGAACAGGTGGCGCGGGTTCGCAAGCGCTACGAGGAGCGCATCGAGCGCCTGCGCGAAGGCGACGACCTGCCCCCGGGCGTCATCAAGATGGTCAAGGTCTACGTGGCCATCAAGCGGCGCCTCTCGGTGGGAGACAAGATGGCGGGCCGCCACGGCAACAAGGGCGTCATCTCCAAGATCGTCCCGGTGGAGGACTTGCCCTACCTCAACGACGGCACCCCGGTGGACGTGATCCTGAACCCCCTGGGCGTGCCTTCCCGGATGAACGTGGGCCAGGTGCTGGAGACCCACCTGGGGTGGGCCGCCCGGGGCCTGGGACAGCAGATCGAGCAGGTGCTCCGCAGCAAGTACTCGCCCAAGGCCCTGCGCAAGAAGCTCAAGGAGTACTACGGAGACCGGGAGAGCCAGCGGCTTCTCGACAAGGCCTCCGACGAGGTGGTGCTCGAGCTGGCCCGCCAGGCCGCCCGGGACGGCGTGTACATGGACAGCCCGGTCTTCGACGGTGCCGAGGAGGAAGAGATCTGGCCGCTCTTGAAGGAGGCGGGCCTGCCGGAGATCGGTCAGGCGGCGCTCTGCGACGGGAAGACCGGCGAGCCCTTTCACAAGAAGGTCACGGTGGGGGTGATGTACATGCTCAAACTCCACCACCTGGTCGACGACAAGATCCACGCCCGTTCCATCGGGCCCTACAGCCTGGTCACCCAGCAGCCCCTGGGGGGCAAGGCCCAGTTCGGCGGCCAGCGCCTGGGGGAGATGGAGGTCTGGGCGCTGGAGGCCTACGGCGCCTCCCACATCCTCCAGGAGATGCTCACGGTGAAGTCCGATGACGTGGCCGGACGCACGCGCATCTACGAGTCCATCGTGAAGGGCAAGAACGTGCTCGAGCCGGGCCTGCCCGAGTCGTTCAACGTCCTCATCAAGGAAATGCAGGCCCTGGCCCTGAACGTGGAGCTCCTCGAAGAAGAAGAGCCCAAGGGATAG
- a CDS encoding nickel-binding protein yields MSKFLTFHVEPDRRWEDLVERYRVLARETTATWVRTYLFEDESQRICEWDAPSPETLHVIFARTGITCDRIVPVREVLPQTWR; encoded by the coding sequence ATGTCCAAGTTTCTCACCTTCCACGTGGAGCCCGACCGGCGCTGGGAGGACCTGGTGGAGAGGTACCGGGTGCTGGCACGGGAAACCACCGCCACCTGGGTGCGCACCTACCTCTTCGAGGACGAAAGCCAGCGCATCTGCGAGTGGGACGCCCCCAGCCCGGAGACCCTCCACGTGATCTTCGCGCGCACGGGGATCACGTGCGACCGCATCGTTCCGGTGCGGGAGGTGCTTCCCCAGACCTGGCGCTAG